In a genomic window of Telopea speciosissima isolate NSW1024214 ecotype Mountain lineage chromosome 5, Tspe_v1, whole genome shotgun sequence:
- the LOC122662326 gene encoding vacuolar iron transporter homolog 4-like has translation MATLEVETSNQPIPKETTLDIPENDSELQISDQEIKINYSQRAQWLRAAVLGASDGLVSTASLMMGVGAIKQDAKSMIITGFAGMVAGACSMAIGEFVSVYSQYDIEVSQMKRQHTASDVGKESLDEGEKKDLPSPLKAAGASALAFVVGALVPLLSASFIKGYKVRLGVVVAISSLALIVFGVLGGVLGRAPVKKSCLRVLIGGWLAMAITFGLTKLIGLAGI, from the coding sequence ATGGCAACCCTAGAAGTAGAAACCAGCaaccaaccaatccccaaggaaaCCACACTTGATATACCTGAAAATGATTCTGAGCTTCAGATCAGTGAccaagaaatcaaaataaactACTCCCAAAGGGCACAGTGGCTGAGAGCTGCAGTTCTTGGAGCCAGTGATGGATTGGTCTCTACAGCATCGTTAATGATGGGAGTTGGAGCTATAAAGCAAGATGCAAAATCCATGATTATTACTGGTTTTGCAGGAATGGTTGCCGGAGCGTGTAGCATGGCGATCGGAGAGTTTGTGTCGGTGTACTCGCAGTATGACATAGAGGTTTCTCAAATGAAGAGACAACATACAGCTTCAGATGTTGGAAAAGAAAGTCTGGATGAGGGGGAGAAAAAAGATCTCCCAAGCCCACTCAAGGCGGCTGGAGCATCTGCTCTTGCCTTTGTTGTTGGAGCATTGGTGCCATTGTTATCAGCTTCTTTTATAAAGGGTTATAAGGTGAGATTGGGGGTGGTAGTTGCAATATCTAGCTTGGCTTTGATTGTGTTTGGGGTTTTAGGTGGTGTCTTAGGAAGGGCACCTGTGAAGAAGTCTTGTTTGAGGGTGTTGATTGGGGGTTGGCTTGCTATGGCTATAACTTTTGGGTTGACCAagttgattgggctggctggAATATAA